A genome region from Sebastes umbrosus isolate fSebUmb1 chromosome 22, fSebUmb1.pri, whole genome shotgun sequence includes the following:
- the pelp1 gene encoding proline-, glutamic acid- and leucine-rich protein 1 yields MTLQSRERGKMATSSSAWLRAPSAMRLTEGLVSVLKEQRPEYLPALLANYREHGVFQNQGSSAVGGLVGFSNAKLGSSKTRFEGLCLLSMLVKDSSSDLFQQHCVSWLRSLQQVIQSQAPVQTIQLAVNILKDLLQYSSQLAELAREVGLNSILGILTSLLGLKTECELAAMEGMTACMTFYPRACGSLRDKLGAYFLSKMDNTNKKTQEMACQCYGRLPCLGGLLDRGVGAGRAEGWTNQIHCLLASANGLLAQIYQGSETDGAVQYEGPGVELAFSHLDQSDPLLLLQLQHRYTAVCLALKHTLRVDPASAVRLPVRPILNLVCRVLAVSSKSINLTGDGSVRLLVLPIIHTNTLEVLSALIIAVRSGMVQYAAVLQRLFSQTLSAWTPLAEASLGQQRAYSSVRVSVYRTVELWVQVAGASASILQGSPGHSELLFSHLLSDITPGAESVKLRAGLSADAVPGGKPGPRRTKPLVIADTIGPSLQRKGDLLANQDTCLSALRALRHIILTSGTLLKDDIHKRLHDVVLPLCVRLQQQQTSSSTSCESAGCVSGQYSSALTRQELYRLLLALVLVPSPCWPPPLTCAVSILSSGRNDRNLKVSTFCAEALTVCNALLHPRTPSIALPLPPLTLKPTPTAPVLPSSQGPTAGLTLPTLLGGPAPGPPFPTRHSLGLGPTSLLGSLENHLSLVPGLPGQAPAPGDMILSPHAHHHQDPAGLGLPEGQRPVFVRYDREEAEDVEISLASDSDDSVVIVPPGMLNMENQQDETAANSQNMTSAAPGGAAVTLPGGESVTMVPTTATTTTIDRVSLPNDLATSSPLLTTSTTPINSFPPPSSSVVSLVPPLNSSTLPAPPGGLGDSLPGRPQLQQMLMQPSAAGQPGAMALPLQMHQLQNQLSQQGRHLHQHQPPPASNEDSAVININSTDEEEEEEEDMEDDEELDEEEDGMDEEDEEEEVSDFAEDEFYDGEEYDEFEEEEGEELEEEEEEEEDGDIPPLEGAEDKAGEAGIEGGNVLRAAVDEAGMAGFSVEGEAEGGIEEIQTNRTLFAEDRMKVQKVESIGVLEEAREGEGDGEEDESEGMDDPTMPQILCVTGGALEEREETEEEGGGAAGGGELQDEATTRSWEQGANEIELTAAAEECSTNQNQQEPGAEPAQEATVSGDRPPSRQEEEEEEEEEELAAVEEGDPPIVVAAAATDPETSTDPTTKEEREETTDAEKREQVKAEQQETEGAGGSGESDGEEEGKGVKRKRDDAHREEEAGRTTEKKKRDEEAIASMLADFVACPPDDEDGASGSNRS; encoded by the exons ATGACGcttcagagcagagagagaggcaagATGGctacctcctcctctgcctggcTGCGTGCTCCCTCTGCGATGCGACTCACGGAGGGTTTGGTGTCGGTTCTGAAGGAACAGCGACCAGAATACCTACCGGCTCTGCTGGCCAACTACAGAGAACACGGAGTGTTTCAGAACCAG GGCTCGAGTGCTGTTGGGGGTCTCGTGGGTTTCAGCAATGCCAAACTGGGCTCGAGCAAGACCAG gTTTGAGGGTCTCTGCCTGCTCTCCATGCTGGTGAAGGACAGCTCCAGTGATCTGTTCCAGCAGCACTGTGTTTCCTGGCTGCGCTCGCTGCAGCAGGTCATACAG TCTCAGGCTCCGGTTCAGACCATCCAGCTGGCGGTGAACATCCTGAAGGACTTACTGCAGTACTCGTCACAGCTAGCAGAGCTGGCCAGGGAGGTCGGCCTCAACTCCATCCTGGGCATCCTCACATCTCTGCTGGGCCTCAAGACGGAG TGTGAGCTGGCAGCCATGGAGGGGATGACTGCCTGTATGACCTTCTACCCCAGAGCCTGTGGATCCCTCAGG gaCAAACTGGGGGCGtatttcctctccaaaatggaCAACACGAACAAGAAGACACAAGAG ATGGCCTGTCAGTGTTACGGTCGCCTGCCCTGTCTGGGCGGCCTGTTGGACAGAGGCGTGGGCGCCGGCAGAGCCGAGGGCTGGACCAATCAGATTCACTGCCTGCTGGCCTCGGCCAATGGCCTGCTGGCTCAGATCTACCAGGGTTCAGAAACAG ATGGAGCGGTGCAGTACGAAGGTCCGGGCGTGGAGCTGGCCTTCTCTCATCTTGACCAGTCggatcctctgctgctgctgcagctccagcaCAGATACACAGCCGTCTGCCtggcactcaaacacacactcag GGTGGATCCAGCCTCTGCTGTCCGTCTGCCTGTCAGACCGATACTCAACCTGGTGTGCCGAGTCCTCGCCGTCAGCTCCAAGAGCAta AATTTAACAGGAGATGGCAGCGTGAGGTTGCTGGTTTTGCCCATcatacacaccaacacactggAGGTGTTATCAGCTCTTATCATAGC TGTGCGTAGCGGCATGGTCCAGTACGCTGCTGTGCTACAGAGGCTGTTCTCTCAAACGCTGTCTGCCTGGACGCCGCTAGCTGAAGCCAGTCTGGGACAGCAGAGAGCCTACAG CTCGGTGCGGGTGTCGGTGTACAGGACCGTAGAGCTGTGGGTCCAGGTGGCCGGAGCCTCCGCTAGCATCCTTCAGGGAAGCCCCGGCCACTCCGAACTCCTGTTCAGTCACCTGCTTAGTGACATCACACCAGGGGCGGAGTCTGTCAAG CTCCGGGCCGGTCTGTCAGCAGATGCGGTTCCCGGAGGGAAGCCAGGCCCGCGGAGGACTAAACCGCTGGTCATCGCAGACACCATCGGGCCGTCACTCCAGAGGAAAGGAGACCTCCTGGCCAATCAGGACACTTGTCTTTCAGCCCTCAGAG CACTGAGGCACATCATACTGACCAGCGGTACACTGCTGAAAGACGATATCCACAAG cgTCTCCATGACGTCGTGCTGCCGCTGTGTGTgcgtctccagcagcagcagaccagcagcagcacttcATGTGAATCAGCAGGGTGCGTCAGCGGGCAGTACAGCAGCGCCCTCACCCGACAGGAGCTGTACAG GCTATTGCTGGCTCTGGTCCTGGTCCCGTCACCCTGCTGGCCTCCACCTCTGACCTGCGCCGTGTCCATCCTCAGCAGCGGACGCAATGACCGCAACCTCAAg GTCTCTACATTCTGCGCCGAGGCTCTGACCGTTTGTAACGCCCTCCTCCACCCCCGCACTCCCTCCATCGCCCTCCCCTTACCGCCCCTCACCCTGAAACCCACCCCCACCGCCCCagtcctcccctcctcccagGGACCTACCGCCGGACTCACTTTGCCAACGCTCCTAGGAGGCCCCGCCCCCGGTCCTCCCTTCCCCACCCGCCACTCCCTCGGCCTGGGTCCCACCTCCCTGCTGGGCTCTCTGGAGAACCACCTCTCCCTGGTGCCGGGGCTCCCGGGCCAGGCCCCTGCCCCGGGAGACATGATCCTGTCCCCGCACGCGCACCACCATCAGGACCCCGCCGGGCTGGGCCTCCCGGAGGGGCAGAGACCCGTGTTCGTCCGCTACGAcagggaggaggcggaggacgTGGAGATCTCTCTGGCGAGCGACTCGGATGACAGCGTCGTCATCGTTCCTCCGGGGATGCTGAACATGGAGAACCAGCAAGATGAGACGGCGGCAAACtctcagaacatgacctccgcTGCACCAGGAGGCGCTGCAGTCACACTACCAGGAGGAGAGTCCGTCACCATGGTCCCcaccacagcaacaacaaccacaatagACAGGGTCTCGCTCCCCAACGACCTCGCCACCTCCTCCCCGCTactcaccacctccaccaccccgATCAACTCCTTCCCGCCTCCCAGCTCCTCGGTGGTCTCCCTGGTTCCACCGTTGAACTCCAGCACGCTCCCGGCTCCGCCCGGCGGTCTGGGTGACTCGTTGCCCGGCCGACCCCAGCTCCAGCAGATGCTGATGCAGCCCTCGGCGGCGGGCCAGCCCGGCGCCATGGCGCTACCACTCCAGATGCACCAGCTGCAGAATCAGCTGAGCCAGCAGGGACGGCACCTCCACCAGCACCAACCGCCGCCCGCCAGCAACGAAGACTCCGCCGTCATCAACATTAACAGCACcgacgaggaggaagaagaggaggaggacatggaGGATGACGAGGAgctggacgaggaggaggacgggatggacgaggaggacgaggaggaggaagtgagcGATTTCGCCGAGGACGAGTTCTACGACGGGGAAGAGTACGACGAGtttgaggaagaagagggggaagagctggaggaagaggaggaggaggaagaggacgggGATATACCTCCACTGGAGGGAGCGGAGGACAAGGCTGGGGAGGCGGGGATAGAGGGGGGGAACGTGCTCCGAGCGGCGGTGGATGAAGCAGGGATGGCCGGGTTCAGCGTGGAGGGAGAAGCAGAAGGAGGGATCGAGGAGATCCAGACCAACAGGACGCTGTTTGCAGAGGACAGGATGAAGGTGCAGAAGGTGGAGAGCATCGGCGTCCTGGAGGAGGCCCGGGAGGGCGAGGGGGACGGCGAGGAGGACGAGAGTGAAGGGATGGACGACCCCACCATGCCGCAGATCCTGTGCGTCACCGGAGGAGcgctggaggagagggaggagaccgaggaggagggaggcggagcggcaggaggaggagagctgcaggaCGAGGCGACGACGAGGTCGTGGGAGCAAGGAGCCAATGAGATCGAGCTGACAGCCGCCGCAGAAGAATgctcaaccaatcagaatcaacaG GAGCCGGGAGCAGAACCTGCACAAGAAGCCACCGTGAGTGGCGACCGGCCACCCAGtcgtcaggaggaggaggaggaggaagaggaggaggagctagCAGCTGTTGAAGAGGGAGACCCCCCcatagtagtagcagcagcagcaacggaTCCCGAAACCTCAACAGACCCGACTACAAAAGAGGAACGAGAGGAGACGACGGACGCCGAGAAAAGAGAGCAAGTGaaggcagagcagcaggagacGGAAGGAGCAGGAGGCAGCggagagagtgatggagaggaggaggggaaaggagtgaagaggaagagagacgaTGCGCACAGGGAGGAAGAGGCGGGGCGAACCACGGAGAAGAAAAAG CGGGATGAAGAAGCCATTGCGTCCATGTTGGCCGATTTCGTCGCCTGTCCACCCGACGACGAAGACGGCGCCTCCGGATCGAACCGCTCATAA